A single genomic interval of Cucumis sativus cultivar 9930 chromosome 5, Cucumber_9930_V3, whole genome shotgun sequence harbors:
- the LOC105435673 gene encoding uncharacterized protein LOC105435673 codes for MREFGLTRPITVPKPSRYRLEATNRSDPTILIQDKLQTPTPHTNSLLDSYEIASISRRLSDLLDPNDRNNFSLRSFESEIMDLGRQIEGKTTKPNKFSGLWRWRRRKPSLMCGKMEDVVLATQKHHRRPMPRWT; via the coding sequence ATGCGGGAATTCGGACTCACCAGGCCCATCACTGTCCCCAAGCCATCTCGCTACAGACTCGAAGCCACAAACCGAAGTGATCCAACTATTTTGATTCAGGACAAGTTACAAACACCTACTCCGCATACCAACTCTCTCCTCGACAGCTACGAAATTGCCAGCATTTCTAGACGGTTATCTGACCTTTTAGACCCCAATGATCGCAATAATTTTAGCCTTAGGAGCTTTGAATCTGAGATTATGGATCTAGGACGACAAATTGAGGGGAAAACCACGAAGCCCAACAAATTCAGTGGCTTATGGCGGTGGCGGAGGCGGAAACCGTCGTTGATGTGCGGGAAAATGGAGGATGTGGTTCTTGCCACCCAAAAACATCACCGCCGGCCCATGCCACGGTGGACCTAA